The following are from one region of the Dreissena polymorpha isolate Duluth1 chromosome 2, UMN_Dpol_1.0, whole genome shotgun sequence genome:
- the LOC127869824 gene encoding uncharacterized protein LOC127869824, whose translation MMNLNWIIELCAVLISAECVQSNDPLINVRPLCRSNLVVTCNASSGLYGLWIFYRSRNGSENMENMGKVSDNERECKVTTRETTQSTQCICIDANHVMCNIFDHMIAKPGDSWQFARHVNGSPLVSVSEMIPMEDLNECTTTTQTATQIIKNKSKMTESFENETSKVSTTEVMLTKTAGIENGITTEENEHKESPAKHDTSSNREFIVIFTSAGSAVLIAVCASICTYWKLKTGLRAVNNPVTQIDNTTGQHQAIDANILQIPLQDSTYVHYHEISEVSTVHINLEFDNQNNEINIANRLDGNLSTPTMETGTINQMLNLTEDDQRWAGKHLKNYPVPIVFMTLAETTFSDVDVPGSGILRHVF comes from the exons ATGATGAACCTAAATTGGATAATAGAGCTGTGCGCAGTATTGATTTCTGCAGAATGTGTCC AGTCAAATGATCCACTAATAAACGTTAGACCGCTGTGTAGATCCAACTTGGTAGTTACTTGTAATGCGAGTAGTGGACTATACGGATTGTGGATATTTTATAGAAGTCGCAATGGTTCTGAAAACATGGAAAACATGGGAAAGGTATCTGATAATGAACGAGAATGTAAAGTTACTACCCGAGAAACTACACAATCAACGCAGTGTATTTGCATCGACGCCAATCATGTCATGTGCAACATATTCGATCATATGATTGCTAAACCAGGTGACAGTTGGCAATTTGCTAGACATGTAAATGGATCTCCACTTGTAAGCGTGTCCGAGATGATACCAATGGAAG ATTTAAATGAATGTACAACgacaacacaaacagcaacacaaatcataaaaaacaaaagtaaaatgaCTGAAAGTTTTGAGAATGAAACAAGCAAGGTTTCTACGACTGAAGTGATGTTGACAAAGACAGCAG GAATAGAAAACGGCATAACAACCGAAGAAAACGAACATAAGGAATCTCCTGCGAAACATGACA CATCGTCGAACAGAGAATTTATAGTGATCTTTACATCGGCGGGGTCAGCAGTTTTAATTGCTGTATGTGCCTCCATCTGTACATATTGGAAATTGAAAACGGGATTAAGAG CAGTCAATAATCCAGTTACTCAAATCGATAACACGACAGGTCAACACCAAGCCATTGatgcaaatattttacaaattccTCTACAAGATAGCACATATGTTCATTACCATGAAATTTCAGAAGTTTCTACAGTACATATTAATTTAGAATTTGACAACCAGAACAATGAAATAAACATCGCAAACAGACTTGATGGTAATCTGTCAACACCCACGATGGAAACGGGAACTATTAACCAAATGCTTAATTTGACAGAGGACGATCAACGTTGGGCTGGAAAACATCTAAAAAACTATCCTGTGCCGATTGTGTTTATGACATTAGCAGAGACGACATTTTCTGATG TTGATGTACCTGGATCCGGAATTCTCAGGCACgtattttga